TCGGGCGGCGGGCCGATCGGGCTGGACCGCCAGATTCATGGATGGTGGTACGGTCCCAGTCTCAACTGGGAAGGTCGGGAGGGCCATCGTGGAGAGTCTGTACCTTACAGCTGGCGACTTGCGGTTTGAGGTCACTGAAGGCTCGAACGGGCGACGTCTGCGCGACATCCTTGGTCAATTGATTCAGGTGAACGATCTCTGTTTACTAGTTGGAACGGGCGCATCCTTCCACCTTGGTGCTCCGAAAATCCGCTCTGTCGATTCGCAGATTGTAAAGGAGATGTGTGCGACAGCCGGTTTGAAACTGGAAGAACGGCACTCTCAGTTGCTCGACCAGATGATCCCGGAGGGTACGGACCTCGAGCATTTCCTGGGCCAACTGGTGGCATGTCGCTCCTACGCGGCTGCGTTCAAGCTGACAGACGTCACGGTCGGAGAAGTTGAGTGCACTTCAGACGAACTAGAAAACCTCTTCGTCGCGGTCAATGTGGGTCTTGCGTGGGCATGCGACCTACCAAACGCTGATTGCGATCCGGAGTTTGAGAGCGATCCTTTGAAGGCGCATCGAGACTTGCTCGGTCGTCTGGTCGCAGCAAGACGACCCGATGCGCCCCGGTTGAAGGTTTTCACCACAAACTACGACACGGTCATAGAGCGAACGCTGGACGAGTCTGGAGTTACGTTCATCGATGGGTTCTTGGGGTCGATCGATCGGCAGATCAGTCTTGCCTCTTATAATAGAGATGTCTACTACGCACCGAACGCCGATAAGGGCACTGTTCGCCGAGTGCCGGACTTGGTACACCTCTACAAGCTGCACGGCAGTCTGACCTGGCGTAGCAGGCATTCGTCACTCGGATCGACGACCGTAACGCAGTCTGCCGGCCCGCCAGCAGGTGATGAAGTTGCGGTGATATACCCGACGCCTACGAAGGAATCGGACGTCCTTGGGCATCCGTACTCCGACTTCTTGCGGTTGTTCGGCGCTGCGGTAAGTGAGCCGGAATGTGCATTGCTTGTGATCGGCTATGGCTTCGCTGACGAGCATATCAACCGAATCATCTTTGATGGGATGGCTCGAAACGGGAGTCTCCAACTCTTCATCGCCGATCCATTCGGTGTCGTTGAGTCCTATGATGGGGATCAAGCACCTCCGGTTGTGGAACGATCTGACTCGCCGGTGGGCCGACTCTCGGCCGTAAAGGACTCGCGCATCTCTGTTCTGACCGGCGAGGCGGCCATCTTTCCGCGCCTGGCTGAAGCGTTTCCTGACGTTACTGACCTGCCTCCTGCCGGGCAGGACCGGATCGAAGATGTTCTCGCCGCTGCCCTGTTGCGACAGGCCGACACATCGGCAATGGATGTTGGCCAGTGACCACCGACGGCACGCATCGAATTGGCTCCGTCGCTGCGGTGGAGAGCGAACGGGTGTTGATCGAGATTGATGCGGCTTCGGCAGGACTGGTGAAGGCCGGGTCTGCAGGGGTGCTGCCAGTCGGTGCCATCAACTCTTACGTGACGATTTCGGCGGGCTCTAGTCGAGTTGTAGCAGTAGTCACGGCGATTCGCATGGCGCCTGAAGGCGGGCCCGGGGCACCACAGCTTCCGTCGGATGCCGCCTTCGAGATTCGCCGTACCATCGAAGCGACTATGGTTGGAAGACTAGAAGTGGGAGGCTACGAGCCTGGCTTAGTTTCCTACCCTTCAGTATTCGCGCCCGTGTCGCTTGCCACAAGGGCCGACCTTGAGACGATCTTTCGTCCAGGCGAGCCGGCGTTCGCTCTAGGTCAAGCGTCCGTTGCACCTGACCAAGATGTCTGGCTCAATGCTGATCGTTTGCTAGGACGCCACTTCGCTGTGCTTGGTTCCACGGGTTCCGGAAAGTCGTGCTCGGTGATGGCGGCACTTGACGGCATTGCCGACCTCGGCGTTCCCGGAGCTAACATCGTAATCTTCGACACAAATGGAGAGTACGGACGATGCTTTCGACAAGGAAGCATGCGTGCCGCGAAGATGCGGGCATTCTCCGTAGGGCCGACGCCCGGCGGCGACGGGTCACTACACGTGCCGCAATGGTTCATGAACACCGACGAACACCTTGAAATGGTGCGAGCCGCAGAAGGTGTCCAAGCGCCGCTTCTGCAAAGGGCGATAGCCGATGCTCGCTTGCATAGTGAGACCAAGGGTATTGGTCTGCGGCGGCTGCGAATGGTTAGGCGTGCTCTTGAGACCATCACTAATATCGAGCGGAATGATCGTAAGGTCCAAGAGAAGCTCCTCTCCCAAGGTCGTTCGCTGCACACATACCTGGGTTCTTTCCTAGATCCACCGGACGAACTTGAAGTTCATTGGCGGGCGATGCAGGAGAGTTTAAGGAGATTCGGAGAGCTCGACCTTGATGATTCTTCCTGGGACCCGTTGACCGCCGTTCAACGCGGAGTATTTGAAGAAGTAGTTCAAGCCATGAGAGACGAGATAGAGTCCGCGGTCAGCACGCTTGGGCTTGGAAGTAGCATCGCCGCCTCCGACTTCGATGCTCCAACTTACTTCTCATTGGAGGACTTGAGCGAAGTCTTCCTTCCCCGACGAATCGAAATGGAGTCTGAGCAGGACCAGAGAATTGCAGCGTATGCGGTCACGATGCAGATGCGTCTGAGCCGGATGCTCGCAGATGATCGCTACAGCTTCGTCACGCGGGTGGAGCCTTTTGAAGGTGCGCTGAGTCTTTACCTCCGAATGTTGTTTGGACACCAGCCAATGGAGACCTTCGACTCTGAAGCGGA
Above is a window of Iamia majanohamensis DNA encoding:
- a CDS encoding SIR2 family protein; protein product: MESLYLTAGDLRFEVTEGSNGRRLRDILGQLIQVNDLCLLVGTGASFHLGAPKIRSVDSQIVKEMCATAGLKLEERHSQLLDQMIPEGTDLEHFLGQLVACRSYAAAFKLTDVTVGEVECTSDELENLFVAVNVGLAWACDLPNADCDPEFESDPLKAHRDLLGRLVAARRPDAPRLKVFTTNYDTVIERTLDESGVTFIDGFLGSIDRQISLASYNRDVYYAPNADKGTVRRVPDLVHLYKLHGSLTWRSRHSSLGSTTVTQSAGPPAGDEVAVIYPTPTKESDVLGHPYSDFLRLFGAAVSEPECALLVIGYGFADEHINRIIFDGMARNGSLQLFIADPFGVVESYDGDQAPPVVERSDSPVGRLSAVKDSRISVLTGEAAIFPRLAEAFPDVTDLPPAGQDRIEDVLAAALLRQADTSAMDVGQ
- a CDS encoding ATP-binding protein; the encoded protein is MTTDGTHRIGSVAAVESERVLIEIDAASAGLVKAGSAGVLPVGAINSYVTISAGSSRVVAVVTAIRMAPEGGPGAPQLPSDAAFEIRRTIEATMVGRLEVGGYEPGLVSYPSVFAPVSLATRADLETIFRPGEPAFALGQASVAPDQDVWLNADRLLGRHFAVLGSTGSGKSCSVMAALDGIADLGVPGANIVIFDTNGEYGRCFRQGSMRAAKMRAFSVGPTPGGDGSLHVPQWFMNTDEHLEMVRAAEGVQAPLLQRAIADARLHSETKGIGLRRLRMVRRALETITNIERNDRKVQEKLLSQGRSLHTYLGSFLDPPDELEVHWRAMQESLRRFGELDLDDSSWDPLTAVQRGVFEEVVQAMRDEIESAVSTLGLGSSIAASDFDAPTYFSLEDLSEVFLPRRIEMESEQDQRIAAYAVTMQMRLSRMLADDRYSFVTRVEPFEGALSLYLRMLFGHQPMETFDSEAEPPWGESYSNECEGSDGHQVTLLDLSLVAQDVLGVVTGLIARLILDLAQRVEPRASYPVLVVLEEAHRYVRREADGSRTQASLAFERIAKEGRKFGVSLCVATQRPSELDGTVLAQCGTLIAHRTVSQVDQDLIRHATPMASRDVLRQLPGLATQHALVLGEAVPAPVAVRVRDVADPPDSQDPRFIERWSAGAADGAARHIHAIAKAWESGRRTRVGAADLTTSDEGSPGSDNDDGTNEGIAPAGE